The Paenibacillus sp. RC334 nucleotide sequence AGCGCTTTCAATAAATTTCAAATTGGTCATTTGTTCGTGTGCGCTCATTTCCTGTACCGGCTGTTCATCATCTGAAACGACAAGGTCCAAACATCTGATGTGAGGGGTATAAAAACGCATGGAGATGAGGCGAACGGCCTTTTCGAGAGATTGGCTTATTTGCATCTCATCAAAATCAAAAGGTTGACCCCAAGCAGACCAGATCGAAATAGATTGCTGCTGCCCCATCTTTTCCAGTCCAACTTGAAGTGCACTTTTGGCCTCCTTACCTTCAACCCTGTCCTTCCAATTTACAACTGCGACCACATGCTCTTTATGGGATTCGAGTGGAAACACGACAGATGACGCCCAAGGCCGCAATATTTCAGCAACCGTATTACGGAGTAGGGAATCCCACTCATGAATATCCTCCGGGCGGGAGGCAGATGCTCCCAACGCGAGAACCTCTCCTAGCCCCTGCCATCCAAAGTGACTCTTTAACAGGCTTTTCTCGTGAGCCTGTAACTTGTCTGTCACCCATTTGCTAAACAAATGCTCCAAAAATGCAGGCATACTCTGCTCGATCTGGTTCAACGCCGTTCGATTTTCGCTGAGTGCTTCCTGTTCTTGTACAATTACCTTTTCCATGTGTTGAATCACTTCAATTAGCTTCTGCGATTGCACGGGTTTCACCAAATAATCATTCGCCCCGTACCGCACCGCCTGCTGTGCATAGCTAAATTCCTGGTAGACTGTCACTAAAATAACTTTGGTCTCATGCTGACCGGATGTTCTCAATTGTTGGAGATATTCAAGTCCATTCATAATCGGCATTTGAATATCTGTAAAAACGATCTGGATCGGTTTGGACAACGAAATGGTCAGAGCATCTTTCCCGTTCTTGGCTTCCCATACCTCGTATTCGGGACGTAAATCCCTGACCATGGCAGCCAACCCTCGACGCTGTCTAGTTTCATCATCTACAACAAGCACTCCCAGCGGGATCGAATTCACTGACTCCCCTCCTGTCGTTTTCATACACGCATGTTTTTTTCAGTATAACACTTACAGGTGGGGTCCAATCCTAATTTCTTTTTCGCTTCATACTGCGAATGGTTGTTTTCGTTTCCTGATCCACCCGGTATGATTCCGTGATCTTTTGCAAAGCTTTATTGAACGTAAAATCATCCAGTGTATTGTTTTTCAAGTAATTCATCGTCATCTCAGGCAGCTTGATATAACAGATAGATATTGCCCATGCGACCGCCATTTGTACATAATAATCCTCACGGTGGGTTTGATCCATCCATTGCAGTACCCGGATGATATACTCTTCCTCAATATAAAAATTCAGAAGCATGACCACGCCAAACCGAATTTCATATTCTTTTCTGGATGACAGATACGGCTGGATAAAGTCCCATACCCGTTCCTTATGATTTTTCGTACATTTTAATCCGGCGCAGAAGCTGTCACACACTGACCAATTATCAATTTTAGGAATAAAACTGGCGACGTAGCCCAAAACTTCCTCTATATCTGCTTTCACATAGCCAATCACCATACCTTGTAGCATTACTTCTTCGAAATGTTCACTTTCAGCGGTTTCAAGGTAGAGATGCCAATCGCCCTTGGCAATATCCTGAGCCAGCTTACGTAGTACCGGCAGACGTACGCCCAGCACATTATCAATATTCGGAAGCAATGCCGCCGTAAATTTTTGAAAATCTGAATCGACATATAATAGTATTTGTTCTCTGATTGTTGTTTTCACAATTCCCACTCCCTGATCCTTAACGAAATGAAATACTCCATAAATAAATAGAGGCCACCGAACCATAAGGCGAATAGACTCGACAGTACTCCTCGAATTGCTCCCTGGTAAGTGTATCCAGATTGTACAGCTTCATCATCCCCCGCCGAATAGCTATATCGCCCCAACTGACGACATCCGGACGTTCCATGGAATTAATCAGCATCATTTCAGCCGTCCACGGACCTATCCCATGCAGCGAGGACAGTTTTTGAATCACTTGTGTATCGGAGAGTTCATATAATTCCTGCAAATCCAACAAACCCTGCTCTATCGTTTGGGCTATATTCAGGATACAAGCCGCCTTTTTCATCGTTATACCACAGCTTTGAATAGCATCAACCGACTGGGTCGCTATATTTTCCGAATTCATCGCACCCAGCTTCTCCTGCATTCTTGCCCATATGGTTTGAACCGCCTTGGCAGAAATAAGCTGTCCCACAATCGCATGAACAAGCGCAGCGAACAGATCGGGAATAATCACTCGTTCAACCTTGCCCATTTGCGTCATTGCTGTACCGAGTACGGTATCCACATTTTTCAGATAATTGATTTCCTTCTCCCCATAGTCAAAATTTCTCGTGATCACAGTTTGCAAACTCAGCTTCCCCCTCTACAACCCTTATGCTGTCCCACCCACATTCCATTGGAATGAGGTCTATTCCAAACTCAGGGCTCAAATCCTTCACGGCTCACAAAAAGCTGTTCTTCAGGAAAAACGTTGCGAAATTGTTCGTAGACCGCCTTGTAGGCAGCCGGATGATACCAATCCTCCAGCCCTAACGGCTCGTACAGCGCACCGATATTTAAGCTTCGTGTACGCCTTCCTCCACTGCCGTCTCCCATAAAATAATCATCAATACAGATACGGTTGACCAGTGGCAAAAGCTTGTCCGCAAAATGTTCGCTACTTGGAAGCATCGGAGCGATTGTGGCTTGCGTCGGTACTCCTGCCTCTTTTAACAGTTGCAGCGTCTTGAAACGGGCCTGAATAGGGGGCGCATCCGGCGTAAAATGTTTGCGTATATCTTC carries:
- a CDS encoding response regulator gives rise to the protein MNSIPLGVLVVDDETRQRRGLAAMVRDLRPEYEVWEAKNGKDALTISLSKPIQIVFTDIQMPIMNGLEYLQQLRTSGQHETKVILVTVYQEFSYAQQAVRYGANDYLVKPVQSQKLIEVIQHMEKVIVQEQEALSENRTALNQIEQSMPAFLEHLFSKWVTDKLQAHEKSLLKSHFGWQGLGEVLALGASASRPEDIHEWDSLLRNTVAEILRPWASSVVFPLESHKEHVVAVVNWKDRVEGKEAKSALQVGLEKMGQQQSISIWSAWGQPFDFDEMQISQSLEKAVRLISMRFYTPHIRCLDLVVSDDEQPVQEMSAHEQMTNLKFIESAISNEETDQLLDRVQHFIGRMTQGYPAPEALKTKLIQLLLVSLQRLNIGWSEEFYSRHSEQMNKAVLEATCLQDLQDRVASWLKELILELHSGSKGEPIMKKCKEFLDTHLHEDLSLEIVARRFHYNASYFSILFKNYFGLSFTEYMVKLRMQKAQHLLLHTDAKVVEISRQVGYKDIKYFFKVFKKNVMHTPEEFRRKFN
- a CDS encoding DNA alkylation repair protein, which gives rise to MKTTIREQILLYVDSDFQKFTAALLPNIDNVLGVRLPVLRKLAQDIAKGDWHLYLETAESEHFEEVMLQGMVIGYVKADIEEVLGYVASFIPKIDNWSVCDSFCAGLKCTKNHKERVWDFIQPYLSSRKEYEIRFGVVMLLNFYIEEEYIIRVLQWMDQTHREDYYVQMAVAWAISICYIKLPEMTMNYLKNNTLDDFTFNKALQKITESYRVDQETKTTIRSMKRKRN
- a CDS encoding DNA-3-methyladenine glycosylase 2 family protein codes for the protein MQTVITRNFDYGEKEINYLKNVDTVLGTAMTQMGKVERVIIPDLFAALVHAIVGQLISAKAVQTIWARMQEKLGAMNSENIATQSVDAIQSCGITMKKAACILNIAQTIEQGLLDLQELYELSDTQVIQKLSSLHGIGPWTAEMMLINSMERPDVVSWGDIAIRRGMMKLYNLDTLTREQFEEYCRVYSPYGSVASIYLWSISFR